AGATAAAAAGCAAATCCTATTTTGTCATAGAAATGCCTAACTACAAGTTGCCCTTGTTAAAGAACGTGGGGATCAATGTGGTGGAAAAAACTAAAGCTTTTGTATTAGGTGCCGGAAAGATCATTCTTGCAATTTCTATTATCCTTTGGGTACTCGCCAGTTACGGCCCCGGAGATAATTTCAGTAATGCAAGGGAGATTGTGGAAACCAAATACAGTGAAACTTATCTACCCGAAGAAGAAATTGACGATTTGGTTGCCTCTTATAAACTTCAGCATTCATATATAGGGAACATTGGAAAAGCGATTGAACCCGCGGTTGCTCCTTTGGGCTATGACTGGAAAATTGGAATAGCTATTGTGAGCTCTTTTGCGGCAAGGGAGGTTTTTGTGGGAACCCTCGCGACCATCTACAGCGTTGGGAGCGATGAAGAGGAAACCATCAAATCAAGAATGGCATCAGAGACCAACCACATTCTGGGAGGCCCGCTGTTTACCTTTGCCAGCGGCATAAGCCTGTTGTTATTTTACGCCTTTGCCATGCAATGTATGAGTACCCTGGCCATTGTAAAAAGGGAAACCAACACCTGGAAATGGCCTGTGTTACAACTGGTATCCATGACCGTGATCGCTTACGTTGCCGCGCTGCTGGCCTTTCAACTTTTAAAATAAGACTATGGAATTACTTCAGGAAATACTCGTCTTTATCACCTTTACAATCGCCGTGGGCTACATGTTCACAAAATTTGTATACAAACCGAAATTCCTGTATGGCGGAAGGAAAAAAACCGATAAAGCCTGTGGCACCGGCTGTAAAAGCTGCCACTAAATCGGCTCTGGGAGAGTCAGGGCCATACTAAGGCAGTAGGCTTCGGGGGCTATCCCGGTGGCAGTTTCAGGATAAGGACTCAGCTGAAGTACATGTATCTCCAGATCTCCAATTAAGGTTAGCACTAGCCTCTTGCCCATTATAACAACTTCCCTTTCGTAGTATTGTCCATTTTCGCTGATTCCCAGTAAGATCTTTGCTTCTCCCGGCCAGATGCAGGTCACCTGTTCAGGGCAGCGGGAATCTGAAGTTACTCCTAAAAATTCTACTGAAAATTCTTCCAGTTCTAATTGCTGGCCCGGCAAAAGGCCGGCTTCGGTTGTTCTAATTTGCGCCTGGCTAGATCCTACACTTAAAAAGCAGGTAAGACAAAACCACATAATTTTTCCTCTCATACACTAAAGACGATTGGAAAATGCCAGTGTTGCATGCAGGTTAACCTAAACCAACGTCAAGTGTCATCATCACCATGAAGCCGCCTATAAATCCGAGAGTTGCAATATCGGTGTATTTATCCTGTTGAGATTCGGGTATAACTTCTTCCACCACTACAAAGATCATGGCACCAGCAGCAAAACACAGCGCATAGGGCAAAATGGGTTCAAAGGTCAATACGGCCCAGGCACCAAGTACAGCCGCCACCGGCTCTACAATGGCCGAAAGCTGGCCGTAGTTCCAGCTTTTCCAGCGGCTCATACCCTGCCCTCTTAAGGGTGTGGCAACGGCAAAACCTTCCGGAAAGTTCTGCAATCCAATTCCCACTGCCAGAGCTACCGCACCCCCTATACTGGCTCCTTCAAGACCCATGGCAGCACCACCAAACAACACGCCTATAGCAAGACCTTCGGGGATGTTGTGCAGCGTGATTGCGAGGGTAAGCAGCACCGATTTATGCCAGGGCGTCTTTACCCCTTCCTTATCGGCCATTCTAAAGTTA
This Salinimicrobium tongyeongense DNA region includes the following protein-coding sequences:
- a CDS encoding ZIP family metal transporter — its product is MNEIIAYFETLDPVMAAFLATLFTWGLTALGASFVFFFKTMNRALFDGMLGFTGGVMVAASFWSLLAPGIEMSEGEGFQKVVPAVVGFGLGALFIFGMDRVLPHLHVNFRMADKEGVKTPWHKSVLLTLAITLHNIPEGLAIGVLFGGAAMGLEGASIGGAVALAVGIGLQNFPEGFAVATPLRGQGMSRWKSWNYGQLSAIVEPVAAVLGAWAVLTFEPILPYALCFAAGAMIFVVVEEVIPESQQDKYTDIATLGFIGGFMVMMTLDVGLG